From Actinopolyspora lacussalsi, a single genomic window includes:
- a CDS encoding hypothetical protein (product_source=Hypo-rule applied; pfam=PF04672; superfamily=53335) — MSHDGDLAGQVEGANLDQPNIARMYDYHLGGSANFAIDRTVAEQALRLVPTERDYCWANRAFLGRAVRHLITEHGIDQFLDLGSGVPTVGNVHEIAHQHDPSARVAYVDWEPVACHHARQLLGADEHRVTVTEADVCEPETVLNAVGVAGLLDFARPIAVLAFGILDILPTTDGAGLVSRYREACTSGSALALSNNAQLSRTDEEVAALRSLLADTSTPNLYLRTSEEVAALLPDYELLTPGVVPASLWRPDRHVTEQEAQRGNVYGAVGILP; from the coding sequence ATGTCGCACGACGGGGATTTGGCCGGCCAGGTGGAGGGCGCGAACCTCGACCAACCCAACATCGCGAGGATGTACGACTACCACCTCGGCGGATCCGCGAACTTCGCCATCGACCGGACCGTGGCCGAACAAGCGCTGCGGCTCGTGCCCACGGAACGGGACTACTGCTGGGCCAACCGCGCGTTTCTGGGCCGCGCGGTCCGCCACCTGATCACCGAGCACGGGATCGACCAGTTCCTCGATCTCGGTTCCGGTGTGCCGACGGTGGGCAATGTGCACGAGATCGCCCACCAGCACGACCCGTCAGCACGCGTGGCCTACGTGGACTGGGAACCCGTCGCCTGTCACCACGCGCGCCAGCTGCTCGGCGCCGACGAGCACCGGGTGACGGTGACCGAGGCGGACGTGTGCGAGCCCGAGACCGTGCTCAACGCTGTCGGAGTGGCCGGCCTGCTGGACTTCGCCCGCCCGATCGCGGTGCTGGCGTTCGGGATCCTGGACATTCTTCCCACCACCGACGGGGCGGGACTGGTGTCCCGCTACCGCGAGGCGTGCACGTCCGGCAGCGCGCTGGCACTGTCCAACAACGCCCAGCTCAGCCGTACCGACGAGGAGGTGGCGGCGCTGCGTTCCCTGCTGGCCGACACCTCCACGCCGAATCTGTACCTGCGCACCAGCGAGGAGGTCGCCGCGCTGCTGCCCGACTACGAACTGCTGACCCCGGGAGTGGTGCCCGCGTCGCTGTGGCGCCCCGACCGGCACGTCACCGAGCAGGAGGCTCAGCGCGGCAACGTCTACGGCGCCGTCGGAATCCTGCCGTAG
- a CDS encoding hypothetical protein (product_source=Hypo-rule applied) yields MRRTPVSGQSDADEFAGVLEGEDALPSFADPMPVPAESSTAEVVEVDAADEGPGVSSAGCVGCATQPVMTTAMTSGNSLTIHRGS; encoded by the coding sequence GTGAGACGCACACCCGTTTCCGGGCAGTCCGATGCCGACGAGTTCGCGGGTGTGCTCGAAGGTGAGGATGCTCTCCCGTCGTTCGCGGATCCCATGCCCGTTCCGGCGGAATCCTCGACGGCCGAGGTGGTGGAGGTGGACGCGGCCGACGAGGGCCCCGGCGTTTCCTCGGCAGGTTGTGTCGGATGCGCGACGCAACCGGTCATGACGACGGCCATGACGAGCGGGAACAGCCTCACGATCCACCGGGGCTCATGA
- a CDS encoding hypothetical protein (product_source=Hypo-rule applied; pfam=PF14016), with the protein MRLTTDLVEVAMGLRLMHVELANCGDRPYRLNGYPRVRVLDEQRRALDVRVERGSADIATVDGFDTPPEAITVRPDEQAEAQLMWRNTHASMNAPRVGEYLNIAPARGRPWQSVVPVGRERNSPQQERDEITVNIGSTGELGVRAWFR; encoded by the coding sequence GTGCGTCTCACGACCGACCTGGTGGAAGTGGCGATGGGCCTGCGGCTGATGCACGTCGAGCTGGCCAACTGCGGTGACCGGCCCTACCGGCTGAACGGCTACCCACGTGTGCGCGTGCTGGACGAGCAGCGGCGAGCGTTGGACGTCCGTGTCGAGCGGGGATCGGCGGACATCGCGACCGTCGACGGCTTCGACACGCCGCCGGAGGCGATCACGGTGCGACCGGACGAGCAAGCCGAGGCCCAGCTGATGTGGCGCAACACCCACGCGAGCATGAACGCCCCGCGAGTCGGCGAGTACCTGAATATCGCTCCGGCGCGGGGCCGCCCCTGGCAATCAGTGGTGCCGGTGGGCCGGGAACGGAATTCGCCGCAGCAGGAACGCGACGAGATCACCGTCAACATCGGCAGCACCGGCGAGCTCGGGGTCCGCGCCTGGTTCCGCTAG
- a CDS encoding Rrf2 family transcriptional repressor of oqxAB (product_source=KO:K19587; cath_funfam=1.10.10.10; cog=COG1959; ko=KO:K19587; pfam=PF02082; superfamily=46785; tigrfam=TIGR00738) has protein sequence MLDIRFSSSLMAMLLLAVADEEGDPTLSSAQLAERMDTNASLVRKLLLPLTRSELVICTKGRTGGARLARAAEEITLAEIYRCSTGDKPLWNCRTGGEHDCRGAANAQAYFAELTEDVERAVLDALGDRTLADGVREMRRLDREPTRG, from the coding sequence GTGCTGGACATCCGGTTTTCCAGCTCCCTGATGGCGATGCTGCTTCTTGCCGTCGCCGACGAGGAGGGGGATCCGACCCTGAGCTCCGCCCAGCTCGCCGAGCGGATGGACACCAACGCGAGCCTGGTTCGCAAGCTGCTCCTGCCGCTGACCCGTTCCGAACTCGTCATCTGCACCAAGGGGCGCACGGGGGGAGCCCGGTTGGCGCGGGCCGCCGAGGAGATCACCCTGGCCGAGATCTACCGCTGCTCGACCGGCGACAAACCGCTCTGGAACTGCCGCACGGGCGGTGAGCACGACTGCCGGGGCGCCGCGAACGCGCAGGCCTACTTCGCCGAGCTGACCGAGGACGTGGAGCGGGCCGTGCTCGACGCGCTCGGTGACCGCACGCTCGCCGACGGGGTGCGCGAGATGCGACGTCTCGACCGGGAGCCGACGCGGGGATAG
- a CDS encoding 2,4-dienoyl-CoA reductase-like NADH-dependent reductase (Old Yellow Enzyme family) (product_source=COG1902; cath_funfam=3.20.20.70; cog=COG1902; pfam=PF00724; superfamily=51395), translating to MSARAAQALARPFTLGSMELPNRLVMAPMTRGQSPDGVPDENVAAYYARRAAAGTGLIITEGTYIDDPSAGDGKHVPRFHEEGPLAGWRDVVTAVHEQGGKIMPQLWHVGIQRRAGKPPVPEAPSVGPSGIALDGTRQAGDDLSLADVERLVEAFAEAAGQAERVGFDGVELHGAHGYLIDQFLWERTNRRTDAYGGSPVERTRFAADIVAAVRERVSADFPVVLRFSQWKADNYDAKLAETPDELQRILAPLSEAGLDAFHASGRRYWEPEFPESDPDLNIGGWARKLTGKPVITVGSVGLDAVFDPATLGEGAGTNVASVEGLAERLEREEFDLVAVGRALLADPEWSRKVLDGRETELVPFTREAMSTLY from the coding sequence ATGTCCGCTCGCGCAGCGCAGGCACTCGCACGTCCGTTCACGCTCGGATCGATGGAGCTGCCGAACCGGTTGGTCATGGCACCGATGACCCGGGGGCAGTCCCCCGACGGTGTGCCCGATGAGAACGTGGCCGCCTACTACGCACGGCGTGCCGCGGCGGGAACCGGCCTGATCATCACCGAAGGCACCTACATCGACGATCCCTCGGCCGGGGACGGCAAGCACGTGCCGCGGTTTCACGAGGAGGGCCCCTTGGCGGGCTGGCGCGACGTCGTCACAGCGGTGCACGAGCAGGGTGGAAAGATCATGCCACAGCTGTGGCACGTCGGCATCCAGCGCAGGGCGGGCAAGCCACCGGTTCCGGAAGCCCCCTCGGTCGGCCCCTCCGGTATCGCGCTGGACGGCACCCGGCAGGCGGGCGACGATCTCTCCCTCGCCGACGTCGAACGGCTCGTCGAGGCCTTCGCCGAAGCGGCAGGGCAGGCCGAGCGCGTCGGCTTCGACGGTGTGGAGCTGCACGGAGCGCACGGCTATCTGATCGACCAGTTCCTCTGGGAACGCACCAACCGACGCACCGACGCCTACGGCGGCTCTCCGGTGGAGCGCACCAGGTTCGCCGCCGACATTGTCGCTGCCGTGCGTGAGCGGGTCTCGGCGGACTTCCCCGTGGTGCTGCGGTTCTCGCAGTGGAAGGCCGACAACTACGACGCCAAACTCGCCGAGACCCCGGACGAGCTGCAACGGATACTCGCCCCGCTGAGCGAGGCCGGGCTCGACGCCTTCCACGCTTCCGGACGCCGCTACTGGGAGCCCGAGTTCCCGGAATCCGACCCGGACCTCAACATCGGCGGCTGGGCCCGCAAGCTCACCGGCAAGCCGGTCATCACCGTCGGCTCGGTCGGGCTGGACGCGGTGTTCGACCCCGCCACCCTCGGCGAGGGCGCGGGCACCAACGTGGCCAGCGTCGAAGGGCTGGCAGAACGGTTGGAGCGCGAGGAGTTCGACCTCGTCGCGGTCGGCCGCGCCCTGCTGGCCGATCCGGAGTGGAGCCGGAAGGTGCTCGACGGCCGGGAGACGGAACTCGTCCCGTTCACCCGCGAGGCGATGAGCACGCTGTACTGA
- a CDS encoding hypothetical protein (product_source=Hypo-rule applied; superfamily=51726), producing the protein MSPRVAGDLLLVGSLPTDSTEQAFRSGAHWFGDLVHALPDGETGPRAPWVGYERERLIRPNPDVVVVEETGSPTGVPRHIYDTPVFSVRDGVERLHWDTWPRIDDAIASYEVFRELREQGLVPERLRFQVGLPLPSSAMNAFKANFGNDYPAAARGFEELVVRELERLTEAIPPADLAIQWDTAYDTQDVEGVLSWTSGDAWERFAGPVSRLTRLIPEDVLVGYHLCYGTFPEWPMYEPGDMSTVVRMANYAVAESGRKVDWLHMAGPRTLRSEDDRFFRPLTDLDVGDTRVFLGLVQPIDGVAGLRRRVATASKHLDEFGLSMYCGFGRQPGEDGEETMRQHRETVGEFAKEPTVLS; encoded by the coding sequence ATGAGCCCACGAGTGGCTGGTGATTTGTTGTTGGTCGGGAGTTTGCCGACCGATTCGACCGAACAGGCGTTCCGGTCGGGCGCCCACTGGTTCGGCGATCTGGTGCACGCGTTGCCGGACGGTGAGACCGGGCCACGTGCTCCGTGGGTGGGTTACGAACGTGAGCGGTTGATACGCCCCAATCCCGATGTCGTCGTGGTGGAGGAAACAGGCTCGCCGACGGGGGTGCCGCGTCACATCTACGACACGCCCGTGTTCTCCGTCCGCGACGGAGTCGAACGGCTGCACTGGGACACCTGGCCGCGCATCGACGACGCGATCGCCTCCTACGAGGTGTTTCGCGAGTTGCGAGAGCAGGGCCTGGTCCCGGAACGTTTGCGGTTCCAGGTGGGGTTGCCGCTCCCGTCGAGCGCCATGAACGCGTTCAAGGCGAACTTCGGGAACGACTATCCCGCCGCGGCGCGAGGTTTCGAGGAGTTGGTCGTTCGCGAGCTCGAACGGCTGACCGAAGCCATCCCACCCGCCGACCTGGCCATCCAGTGGGACACCGCCTACGACACACAGGACGTCGAGGGTGTGCTCTCGTGGACCTCCGGTGACGCGTGGGAACGGTTCGCCGGACCGGTCTCCCGGCTGACGCGGCTGATTCCGGAGGACGTGCTCGTCGGCTACCACCTGTGCTACGGCACGTTCCCGGAGTGGCCCATGTACGAGCCGGGGGACATGAGCACGGTGGTGCGGATGGCCAACTACGCGGTCGCCGAGTCCGGCCGGAAGGTCGACTGGCTGCACATGGCGGGGCCAAGGACTCTGCGCAGTGAGGACGACCGCTTCTTCCGTCCACTGACCGACCTCGACGTCGGTGACACTCGGGTCTTTCTTGGCCTCGTGCAGCCGATCGACGGTGTGGCGGGGCTGCGGCGTCGTGTGGCGACGGCGTCGAAGCACCTGGACGAGTTCGGCCTGTCGATGTACTGCGGATTCGGCAGGCAGCCGGGTGAGGACGGCGAGGAGACGATGCGGCAGCATCGCGAAACGGTCGGTGAGTTCGCGAAGGAGCCCACTGTGCTTTCCTGA